The Halomonas denitrificans genome window below encodes:
- the yihA gene encoding ribosome biogenesis GTP-binding protein YihA/YsxC: MSDIRRLLHSAVYRISVHNRPQLPPDEGIEVAVAGRSNAGKSSLINRLCRQTSLARTSRTPGRTRQLVFFQLDEQRHLVDLPGYGYAAVSGDMKKHWQGLIQGYLEKRAALAGLVIVMDIRHPLKDTDRQLAEFALHRHLPMHVVLTKADKLGHGKRVEAVRAVRQAFGGRATVQAFSATKGIGLEDLEAVMAAWYGVDVQGG, translated from the coding sequence ATGAGCGATATTCGCCGTCTGCTGCATTCGGCAGTGTACCGGATCAGTGTCCACAACCGTCCACAGCTGCCGCCCGACGAGGGCATCGAGGTGGCCGTTGCAGGGCGCTCCAACGCCGGCAAGTCCAGCCTGATCAACCGGCTGTGCCGGCAGACGTCGCTTGCTCGCACCAGCCGCACGCCCGGCCGGACGCGCCAGCTGGTGTTCTTCCAGCTCGACGAGCAGCGCCATCTCGTCGACCTGCCCGGTTACGGCTACGCCGCGGTCAGCGGCGACATGAAGAAGCATTGGCAGGGCCTGATCCAGGGCTACCTCGAGAAACGCGCCGCGCTGGCCGGCCTGGTCATCGTCATGGACATCCGCCACCCGCTGAAGGACACGGACCGCCAGCTGGCCGAGTTCGCGCTGCACCGCCACCTGCCGATGCACGTGGTGCTGACCAAGGCGGACAAGCTGGGCCACGGCAAGCGGGTCGAGGCGGTGCGGGCGGTGCGGCAGGCGTTCGGCGGTCGGGCCACGGTCCAGGCGTTTTCGGCCACCAAGGGCATCGGCCTCGAAGACCTGGAAGCGGTGATGGCCGCGTGGTACGGAGTGGACGTCCAGGGCGGTTGA
- a CDS encoding cytochrome c4: protein MLRAALLLLALASTAAFGAGDPAAGESKASVCAACHGMDGNSQIAQWPKIAGQHADYTARQTRMVRDQQREVPQMYPIVMNLSDEDIADIAAWYATQEIEPGVADEALVDLGRSIYHGGNIESGVPSCMACHGPTGNGIPEMGYPMLRAQHADYTADRLRRYRDGQSYDSNSAIMVGVAANLTDEEIDAVSSYIEGLHRSAPAGN, encoded by the coding sequence ATGCTTCGAGCAGCCCTCCTCCTTCTTGCCCTGGCCTCGACGGCCGCGTTCGGCGCCGGCGACCCGGCGGCCGGAGAATCCAAGGCCTCTGTCTGCGCGGCCTGTCACGGCATGGACGGCAACAGCCAGATCGCCCAGTGGCCCAAGATCGCCGGCCAGCACGCCGACTACACCGCGCGCCAGACCCGGATGGTCCGAGACCAGCAGCGCGAAGTGCCGCAGATGTACCCGATCGTCATGAACCTGAGCGACGAGGACATCGCCGACATCGCTGCCTGGTACGCGACGCAGGAAATCGAACCCGGCGTGGCCGACGAGGCGCTGGTCGACCTGGGTCGATCGATCTATCACGGCGGCAACATCGAGTCCGGCGTGCCGTCGTGCATGGCCTGCCACGGGCCGACCGGGAACGGAATTCCCGAAATGGGCTACCCGATGCTGCGCGCCCAGCACGCGGACTACACTGCCGACCGCCTGCGCCGCTACCGCGACGGCCAGTCCTACGACAGCAACAGCGCGATCATGGTCGGCGTCGCCGCGAACCTCACGGACGAGGAAATCGACGCGGTGAGTTCCTACATCGAAGGCCTGCATCGCTCCGCGCCGGCGGGGAACTGA
- a CDS encoding thiol:disulfide interchange protein DsbA/DsbL, translating into MTAATRLVAGATFFVGLLFAPLAQAQFVEGTHFERIDGPAAAETDGGIEVVEVFSYMCPHCRNFQPYVSAWEEELAEDVTFRRVPVSFNRSWEPFARAYVTANVMDILDESHVALFEALHDERRSIRTLSDLAEFHSQFGVDAEAFESTAGSFPVEAAMRKGRAELGKWGIRSTPTLVINGKWRVSPQRGSTFEDMLAVADYLIERERAETAAGTDDDSAGEADAGAAATAES; encoded by the coding sequence ATGACAGCTGCTACCAGACTCGTTGCCGGCGCCACGTTCTTCGTCGGCCTGCTTTTCGCACCTCTCGCCCAGGCCCAGTTCGTCGAGGGCACCCACTTCGAACGGATCGACGGACCGGCCGCGGCCGAGACCGACGGCGGAATCGAGGTCGTCGAAGTGTTCAGCTACATGTGCCCGCACTGCCGCAACTTCCAGCCCTACGTCAGCGCCTGGGAAGAAGAACTCGCCGAGGACGTGACCTTCCGCCGCGTGCCGGTGTCCTTCAACCGGTCGTGGGAACCGTTCGCCCGTGCCTACGTGACCGCAAACGTGATGGACATCCTCGACGAATCGCACGTGGCGCTGTTCGAAGCGCTGCACGATGAGCGCCGCTCGATCCGCACGCTGTCCGATCTGGCGGAGTTCCACAGCCAGTTCGGCGTCGACGCCGAGGCGTTCGAATCCACCGCCGGCTCGTTCCCCGTCGAGGCCGCGATGCGCAAGGGCCGCGCCGAACTCGGCAAGTGGGGCATCCGGTCCACGCCGACGCTGGTGATCAACGGCAAGTGGCGGGTCAGCCCGCAGCGCGGCAGCACCTTCGAGGACATGCTGGCGGTCGCCGATTACCTGATCGAGCGCGAACGCGCCGAGACGGCCGCCGGCACCGACGACGACAGTGCAGGCGAGGCCGATGCCGGAGCCGCCGCGACCGCCGAATCCTGA
- a CDS encoding endonuclease/exonuclease/phosphatase family protein, with protein sequence MGPLHVTGEGPDQLRLVSYNIQAGTSTANYREYVTRSWRQVLPNNQRIDNLDAIADLVGPYDIVGLQEVDCGSLRSGFVNQAKYIASHAGFPWWTHQANRKVGVIAHAGNGVLSRYAPDQVDEHRLPGAIPGRGALVLKFGGGPDALWLVVLHLALGRRARLQQLRYVAHLVDRQPNVVVMGDLNAGPESREIREFCSNAGLIEPRRDLLTFPSWRPQRAIDHILVSPGLDVLELDVLPSTLSDHRPLAMTIGLPAGVSLQRHAQGNDQQ encoded by the coding sequence ATCGGCCCGCTCCACGTGACGGGCGAGGGTCCGGACCAGCTGCGACTGGTCAGCTACAACATCCAGGCCGGCACCAGCACCGCCAACTACCGCGAGTACGTCACCCGCAGCTGGCGGCAGGTCCTGCCGAACAACCAGCGGATCGACAACCTCGATGCGATCGCCGACCTGGTCGGGCCCTACGACATCGTCGGGCTGCAGGAGGTCGATTGCGGAAGCCTGCGCTCGGGCTTCGTCAACCAGGCCAAGTACATCGCCTCGCACGCCGGCTTCCCCTGGTGGACGCACCAGGCCAACCGCAAGGTCGGCGTGATCGCCCACGCCGGCAACGGTGTCCTCAGCCGCTACGCTCCGGACCAGGTCGACGAACACCGCCTGCCGGGGGCCATCCCCGGGCGCGGTGCCCTTGTACTCAAGTTCGGTGGCGGGCCCGATGCACTCTGGCTGGTCGTGCTCCATCTCGCCCTCGGCAGGCGCGCACGGCTGCAGCAGCTCCGCTACGTCGCCCACCTGGTCGACCGCCAGCCCAACGTGGTCGTGATGGGCGACCTGAACGCCGGGCCGGAAAGCCGGGAAATCCGGGAATTCTGCTCGAACGCGGGGCTGATCGAGCCGCGCCGCGACCTGCTGACCTTCCCCAGCTGGCGCCCCCAGCGCGCGATCGACCACATCCTGGTCTCGCCGGGGCTCGACGTGCTGGAACTCGACGTGCTGCCGAGCACGCTCTCCGACCACCGACCACTGGCCATGACGATCGGGCTGCCGGCCGGCGTCTCACTGCAGCGCCATGCGCAAGGCAACGACCAGCAGTAG
- a CDS encoding sulfite exporter TauE/SafE family protein: protein MIEWIALLSTGAAAGLLAGLLGIGGGLVIVPAVTALLVARGLSVDAAVPAAVATALGSMLLTSASSALAHARGGRMDWAAALRLGPALALGGLFGGWIAPALGGAVLARVFGALAAVIGLRMLFAVRPARAHRPAKARGWWAAGPLIGALSALIGIGGGSFNVPYLVHNGYSPLRAVAVAAACGWPIALAGATGFALRGLEPGAVPGLFGHLYLPGMVLVGLAGLASAPLGARLAERLGSERLGRVFGALLLVVALRMALQ, encoded by the coding sequence ATGATCGAATGGATTGCGTTGCTGTCCACCGGCGCCGCGGCCGGGCTGCTCGCCGGCCTGCTGGGTATCGGCGGCGGGTTGGTGATCGTACCTGCGGTGACGGCGTTGTTGGTCGCGCGCGGGCTGTCGGTCGATGCCGCGGTACCCGCCGCCGTGGCGACTGCCCTCGGCTCCATGCTCCTGACTTCGGCGAGCAGCGCGCTGGCCCATGCGCGTGGCGGGCGCATGGACTGGGCCGCTGCACTTCGGCTGGGCCCCGCGCTGGCCCTGGGCGGGCTGTTCGGCGGCTGGATCGCGCCGGCGCTCGGGGGCGCGGTGCTGGCCCGCGTGTTCGGCGCGCTGGCGGCAGTGATCGGTTTGCGGATGCTGTTCGCCGTGCGGCCCGCGCGAGCGCACCGACCGGCGAAAGCCCGCGGCTGGTGGGCGGCCGGCCCGCTGATCGGAGCGCTCTCGGCGCTGATCGGTATCGGCGGCGGCAGCTTCAACGTCCCGTACCTCGTCCACAACGGCTACTCCCCGCTTCGCGCGGTCGCGGTGGCCGCGGCCTGCGGCTGGCCCATCGCGCTGGCCGGCGCGACGGGCTTCGCGCTGCGCGGTCTGGAACCGGGCGCGGTGCCGGGCCTGTTCGGCCACCTGTATCTTCCGGGAATGGTGCTGGTCGGCCTCGCCGGGCTGGCCTCCGCCCCCCTGGGCGCGCGACTGGCCGAACGGCTGGGCTCCGAGCGGCTGGGCCGGGTGTTCGGCGCGCTACTGCTGGTCGTTGCCTTGCGCATGGCGCTGCAGTGA
- a CDS encoding lytic transglycosylase domain-containing protein gives MTSRLSSFLSVAPRALAFAAALAAVLAAQALALPPALAQPVAAAGPATPAEQREIFREAWARAGRGDHEFLARAIARLPDYPLTPYLEFELRRQRLADYDPASMSRFLARHRDWSFHDRLVRAWQRHLARSGQFDALRRYVPESEDAEVRCLELRDRLRAGEDSESLEDRAGALWLSPVSRPAACDPLFAWWRRQGHPDTEIAWQRFGLAVEAGELALAGYLRRYLAPLDRPLAEGWLKMARRPASGLADARGWPDQPRPRQLVAWGLHRLAGQDWASASTWLGRFQARMQFEDDEIAPVRRRIALFQAVDLDPGAVATIDALPDDWIDDQLLQWRLRVALVHGDWAAVLDSVQRMSAEAQLEGRWRYWRGRALAALGRPEAGLVLGTLAAEADYYGFLAALRTDQPLTLCSRELPADGDLQRRLLRDAEFARALELYRVGLNHDARWTWNRVSDRLRAAELEQAALLASAEGWHDRAITALARAGASTAYPWRFPIVERERIERTAARHGVDPALVLGLMRAESAMQADARSSADARGLLQLVDGTARGVAARFGLPYRGPSDLYDPARNLALGIAHLGELQQRFAGEFTRVAAAYNAGPGAAERWQQERRGLPADIWIETLPYFETRDYVPRVLAFATVYEWQLQRSPSLLARHVIGRGDAGAFACPQPNAAPSGPISAQ, from the coding sequence ATGACGTCCAGGCTCTCATCGTTCCTCTCCGTGGCCCCTCGCGCCCTCGCCTTCGCGGCCGCGCTGGCCGCGGTTCTCGCCGCGCAGGCCCTTGCCTTGCCGCCGGCGCTGGCCCAGCCGGTGGCCGCCGCGGGACCCGCGACCCCGGCCGAGCAGCGCGAGATCTTCCGCGAAGCCTGGGCCCGCGCCGGTCGCGGCGACCACGAGTTCCTGGCCCGGGCGATCGCCCGCCTGCCCGATTATCCGCTGACGCCCTACCTCGAGTTCGAACTGCGGCGCCAGCGCCTCGCGGACTACGACCCGGCGTCGATGAGTCGCTTTCTCGCCCGCCACCGCGACTGGTCCTTTCACGATCGCCTGGTCCGAGCCTGGCAGCGCCACCTGGCGCGTTCCGGCCAGTTCGACGCGCTGCGCCGGTACGTGCCGGAGAGCGAGGATGCGGAGGTCCGCTGCCTCGAGCTGCGCGACCGGCTGCGCGCCGGCGAAGACAGCGAGTCGCTCGAGGACCGGGCCGGCGCGCTCTGGCTGAGTCCCGTTTCCCGACCGGCCGCCTGCGATCCGCTGTTCGCGTGGTGGCGGCGGCAGGGCCACCCGGACACGGAGATCGCGTGGCAGCGCTTCGGTCTCGCCGTCGAGGCCGGCGAGCTGGCGCTGGCCGGCTATCTGCGGCGATACCTCGCGCCGCTCGATCGGCCGCTGGCCGAGGGCTGGTTGAAGATGGCGCGCCGTCCCGCGTCGGGCCTCGCCGACGCCCGGGGCTGGCCGGACCAGCCGAGGCCGCGCCAGCTCGTGGCCTGGGGGCTGCATCGCCTGGCCGGCCAGGACTGGGCCAGTGCCTCGACGTGGCTGGGCCGGTTCCAGGCCCGGATGCAGTTCGAAGACGACGAGATCGCGCCGGTCCGGCGCCGGATCGCCCTGTTCCAGGCCGTCGACCTGGATCCGGGTGCGGTCGCGACGATCGATGCGCTGCCCGACGACTGGATCGACGACCAGTTGCTGCAATGGCGGCTGCGCGTCGCCCTGGTGCACGGCGACTGGGCCGCGGTGCTCGACAGCGTGCAGCGCATGTCGGCCGAAGCGCAGCTGGAGGGACGCTGGCGCTACTGGCGCGGCCGGGCGCTGGCCGCGCTGGGGCGGCCCGAGGCCGGGCTGGTGCTCGGTACGCTGGCTGCCGAGGCCGATTACTACGGGTTCCTAGCCGCGCTGCGGACCGACCAACCGCTGACCCTGTGCAGCCGCGAGCTTCCGGCCGACGGCGATCTCCAGCGGCGCCTGCTGCGCGATGCCGAGTTCGCCCGTGCGCTCGAGCTGTATCGGGTCGGCTTGAACCATGACGCGCGCTGGACCTGGAACCGGGTCAGCGACCGACTGCGCGCCGCCGAGCTCGAACAGGCCGCGCTGCTGGCGTCGGCGGAGGGCTGGCACGATCGCGCCATCACGGCGCTGGCCCGCGCCGGGGCGAGCACGGCCTATCCCTGGCGGTTTCCGATCGTCGAGCGCGAACGGATCGAGCGGACCGCCGCCCGCCACGGGGTCGACCCGGCGCTGGTTCTCGGATTGATGCGCGCCGAGTCGGCGATGCAGGCCGACGCGCGCTCCTCGGCCGACGCCCGCGGTCTGCTGCAGCTGGTCGACGGCACCGCTCGCGGTGTGGCGGCGCGCTTCGGTCTTCCGTACCGCGGGCCGTCGGATCTCTACGACCCGGCGCGCAATCTCGCCCTCGGCATCGCCCACCTCGGCGAACTGCAGCAGCGGTTTGCCGGCGAATTCACCCGGGTCGCTGCCGCCTACAACGCCGGGCCGGGGGCGGCCGAGCGCTGGCAGCAGGAGCGTCGAGGCCTGCCCGCCGACATCTGGATCGAGACCCTGCCGTACTTCGAGACCCGTGACTACGTGCCGCGGGTCCTCGCCTTCGCCACCGTCTACGAATGGCAGCTGCAGCGATCGCCCTCGCTGCTGGCCCGTCACGTGATCGGCCGGGGCGATGCCGGCGCGTTCGCCTGCCCGCAGCCGAACGCCGCCCCGTCCGGGCCGATTTCGGCACAATAG
- a CDS encoding complex I NDUFA9 subunit family protein encodes MTKKILMLGGSGFVGSHLTRRLAADGHRITVITRYAPGARHLKVVPGTRIETLDPYDVDALTGTLAGHDALVNLVGILNERGFGGDGFRRAHVTLVEGAIEACRRAGVGRLIHMSALNAGAGDSHYLRTRGEGEARVRESGLDWTLFRPSTIFGPDDSFLNRFAGLLAISPVLPLARPGARFAPVYVDDVVEAFARALERDDATGQTYELCGAETWTLAELVRWVARQRGMRRWVVGLPDALGWLQGRIFDFVPGRPFSSDNFKSLRVDSVCSDPGFERLGMAPWGLSEKAVDWLADGGRQSRYRRFRQHARRG; translated from the coding sequence ATGACCAAGAAGATCCTGATGCTCGGCGGCTCCGGCTTCGTCGGCAGCCACCTGACGCGTCGCCTGGCGGCCGACGGACACCGGATCACCGTGATCACGCGCTACGCGCCCGGTGCCCGACACCTGAAGGTGGTCCCCGGCACCCGGATCGAGACGCTCGATCCCTACGACGTCGATGCCCTGACCGGGACCCTGGCCGGCCACGATGCGCTAGTCAACCTGGTCGGCATCCTCAACGAGCGGGGCTTCGGCGGCGACGGGTTCCGCCGCGCCCACGTCACCCTGGTCGAAGGCGCGATCGAAGCCTGCCGGCGAGCCGGCGTCGGTCGACTGATCCACATGAGCGCGCTGAACGCCGGTGCCGGCGACAGCCACTACCTGAGGACCCGGGGCGAGGGCGAAGCCCGGGTACGCGAGTCCGGACTGGACTGGACCCTGTTCCGGCCGTCGACCATCTTCGGACCCGACGACTCCTTCCTGAATCGCTTCGCCGGGCTGCTGGCGATCTCCCCGGTCCTGCCGCTGGCGCGGCCCGGGGCGCGCTTCGCACCGGTCTACGTCGACGACGTGGTCGAGGCCTTCGCGCGCGCGCTGGAACGTGACGATGCGACCGGCCAGACCTACGAACTCTGCGGGGCCGAGACCTGGACGCTGGCCGAGCTGGTGCGATGGGTCGCCCGGCAGCGGGGCATGCGCCGCTGGGTCGTCGGGCTGCCCGACGCGTTGGGCTGGCTGCAGGGGCGGATCTTCGATTTCGTCCCCGGGCGCCCGTTCTCGTCGGACAACTTCAAGTCGCTTCGCGTGGATTCGGTGTGTAGCGATCCGGGCTTCGAACGGCTCGGCATGGCGCCCTGGGGCCTGTCGGAAAAAGCGGTCGACTGGTTGGCCGATGGCGGCCGACAGTCGCGCTACCGGCGCTTCCGCCAGCACGCACGGCGCGGCTGA